The nucleotide sequence GCTGTCCAACGTCGTGACGATCGCGACGTACACGGCGCCGCTGATGATGCTGGTCGGCATCGGGGTCGGCATCGACTACGCGCTGCTGGTGTTCGCCCGGTACCGCTCGGAGCTGCTGGGCGGTCTGGACCGCCAGGCCGCGGCCCGGGTGGCGCTGGACACCGCCGGCCGCTCGGTGATCTTCGCCGGCTGCACCGTGATCATCGCGCTGCTCGGCCTGTTCGCGCTGGGCCTGGGGTCGCTGCAGGGCGTGGCGCTGGCCGTCGCGCTGACCGTGCTGGTCACCATGCTCGCGTCGCTGACGCTGCTGCCGTCGCTGCTGACCGTGTTCGGCCGGCGGATCGAGAAGCGCATCCTCGCGCACGCGCAGCGGTCGAAGCGGCAGCCCGGCGCCCGGTGGCGGCAGCTGGCCGACGCGGTCCGCCGGCGCCCGCTGCATGCCTTGGTGGGGGCGGTGGCCGTCCTGCTCGCGCTGTCCGCGCCGGCGCTCGGCATGCGGCTCGGGTTCGCCGACGCCGGCAACGAGGCGACGTCGTCGACCAGCCGGCAGGCCTACGACCTGCTCGCCGACGGGTTCGGACCGGGGTTCAACGGGCCGCTGATCGTGCTCGCCGAGGGCGCGCCGGACGGCGGCGCCGCGCTGGCGTCCGCCCTGGAGTCGGCCGACGGTGTGGCGGGTGTGGTGCCGCCGCAGCCGCTGCCGGACACCGACCTCGCCATGGTCGTCACGTTTCCCGACTCCGCGCCGCAGGACGCCGCGACCGCCGAGCTCGTCCACCGGCTGCGCGACGACGTGCTGCCGCCGCTGGCGTCGTCGACAGGTGCGAGGTACCTGGTCGGCGGCTCGACGGCCGCCGCGGAGGACTTCTCCGCCGCCGTCAGCGACCGGCTGCCGCTGTTCGTCGCCGTCGTCGTCGGGCTGTCCGCGCTGCTGCTGATGGTGGTGTTCCGGTCGGTCTGGGTGCCGCTGAAGGCGGCGCTGCTGAACCTGCTGAGCATCGGCGCGTCGCTCGGCGTCGTGGCGCTGGTGTTCGGCGAGGGACTGTTCGGCGTGCCGGCCGGGCCGGTCGAGGCGTTCGTCCCGGTGATGATCTTCGCGATCGTGTTCGGCCTGTCGATGGACTACGAGGTGTTCCTGGTGTCGCGGATGCACGAGGAGTGGCGCCGGTCCGGCAACGCCGTCCGCGCCGTCCGCGAGGGCCTGGCCACGACCGGCGGGGTGATCACGGCGGCCGCGGCGATCATGGTCGTGGTGTTCGGGGCGTTCCTGCTCAGCCCGGACCGGATGCTGCAGCAGTTCGGCCTCGGCCTCGCGGTCGCGGTGTTCCTCGACGCCGTCGTCATCCGCTGCCTGATCGTCCCGGCGGTGATGAGCCTCCTGGGGGAGCGGGCGTGGTGGCTGCCGCGTTGGTTGGACCGGGTCCTGCCGCGCATCGCGCTGGAACGGGAGGATCGCGGCGATCGCGCTAACGTCGGGCCATGACGCACGACCCCGTGATCTCGGTGATGCTGGCGGTGCCCGACGCGGGTGCGGCCGCCCGCTGGTACGCGACGGCGCTCGGCGCCGTCGAGCTGTGGAACCTCGGCAGCGTGGTCGGCCTCAGCGTCGGCGGCGCGCCGTTCTTCCTCGGCGAGCCGGAGAACAACGGCTGGGACACGCCGGCGACGGCCGGCACGCGCACCGTCCGGGTCGAGGTCTTCGTCGACGACCCGGACGGGTTCGTGCGGCGGGCTGTCGCGGCCGGCGCTTCCGGCGACCTGGACCCCGTCCGCGACCACCAGATGCCGTGGGGCGTGCACCGCCAGGGTGGCTTCGTCGACCCGTTCGGGCACCTCTGGCTGGTGGGGGACCGGTCGCCGCTCACCGCCCGTGGCGTTCCCGCGGAGGATGGCCCCCGTCAGCCGGAGACGAGCTGATCGGCGGGGACGGACAGCCGGACCATCTCGCCGTCGACCCGGTGGACCTCGTCCGCCGCGGCGTAGAGATCCTTGGCGAGGGTCCGGTCCACCCGCAGGTAGCCGACGCGGCGGAACCTGGCGACCTCCTGCTCCGGCAGGTCCGGGCCGCCCCAGACCGCTCGCGCGGCGGTGCCGAGGAGGTCGTCGCCGCTCGGGCCGGGCTCCTGGCCCGCCGTCGTGACCGCCTCGGAATCGCCCATCCTGACCTCCGCGACGGTGCCGAGCTCCTCACCGAGGGCGTCGACCACCGTCATACCTTCGCGCACGCCACTGAGCCGGTTGGCTCCGTCGTCCCAGCTGGTGTCGGTCATGCCGGGCACGTACCCGCCCGGCCGCGGTGCTAACCGGCCGGGCGGCGGACCTCGGCGTGGAAGCAGCCGAACTCGACCGCGCGGACGTGGACGACCTCGACGCCCGGGTCGGCGAACAGGTCGTCCAGCGCGGCCGCGGCGACCTCCTCGCCGTGGCCCGGCGCGGACGAGACCAGCCGGCCGCCGACGATGTGGCCGCGCTTGTCGTAGCCGCGGAACACCCGGCGCGACGACGCGACCTCGGCCGGGAAGCCGTCGTGGCGGGGTCCGGCGCACTGGTGCGCGTGCAGGAACACCGGGCCGGTCTCGTCGTAGGCGCCCGGGTCGGCGCCGTGCTCCTCGGCCCACCGGCGCAGCGGCGCGTACGTCACCAGCACCAGCGTGTCGCCGGGCACACTGCGGGTCAGGCAGCAGCGCAGCGGCGCGCCGCCCTCGTCGTCGACGAACGGTTCGCGGGTCAGCCCGGCGTCGTCCCGCTCGCGCAACAGGGCAGCGACGTCGGCGGGGATCGGGCGATAGTCGTACCTGGTCATGGGTCCAGCATCGTCGTACGCCCGGTCCGGTGCTGGCGGGAATCGGACGCGGCATCGGGCCCGCCTACGATGGCTCGGTGCCCGAACTCGAGCTCCCGCTGACCACCGGCCGCCTGACCCTGCGCCGCCACGTCGAGACCGACCTCGACGAGCTGCACCGCCTGCACTCCCACCCCGACGTCGCCCGGTACATGTACTGGGGGCCGTGGTCGCGGGGCGTCTCGATCGAGCGGCTGGGCAAGCGCATGCAGCAGACCGTGCCCGTCACCGACGGCCAGGCGCTCGACCTCGCGGTCCTGCGCACCGACGGCGGCGCCTACGTCGGCGAGGTGCACCTGCACGTCGTCAGCGAGCAGCACCAGTGCGCCGAGCTCGGCTTCGCGTTCCACCCCGAGCACCACGGCCACGGCTACGCCCGCGAGGCGGCGACGGCGATGCTGGGTCTCGCGTTCGACACCCTCGGCTTCCGCCGCGTCATCGGCCGCTGCGCCGCCGCCAACGCCGCGTCGGCCGGCCTGATGGAGCGGCTCGGCCTGCGCCGCGAGGCGCACCTGATCGAGAGC is from Jiangella alkaliphila and encodes:
- a CDS encoding MMPL family transporter; the encoded protein is MRLERLAAWSQRHHWLAIGLWVAVLAGVTALSQGVGDDYHDDHGLPGTESQQLSDTLEDAAPAQAGDSVQVVLHDDGGVEARQADVDAMLGDLSMLPHVVHVSSPFESPGAISGDGTIAYATVTLDGTAADVPAEAVRDIIETAQEAEGDGLQVELGGDAVRGAEEAAGGAAEGAGMLAALVILVFMFGSFLAATLPLITAVFAVGSTLGVIVLLSNVVTIATYTAPLMMLVGIGVGIDYALLVFARYRSELLGGLDRQAAARVALDTAGRSVIFAGCTVIIALLGLFALGLGSLQGVALAVALTVLVTMLASLTLLPSLLTVFGRRIEKRILAHAQRSKRQPGARWRQLADAVRRRPLHALVGAVAVLLALSAPALGMRLGFADAGNEATSSTSRQAYDLLADGFGPGFNGPLIVLAEGAPDGGAALASALESADGVAGVVPPQPLPDTDLAMVVTFPDSAPQDAATAELVHRLRDDVLPPLASSTGARYLVGGSTAAAEDFSAAVSDRLPLFVAVVVGLSALLLMVVFRSVWVPLKAALLNLLSIGASLGVVALVFGEGLFGVPAGPVEAFVPVMIFAIVFGLSMDYEVFLVSRMHEEWRRSGNAVRAVREGLATTGGVITAAAAIMVVVFGAFLLSPDRMLQQFGLGLAVAVFLDAVVIRCLIVPAVMSLLGERAWWLPRWLDRVLPRIALEREDRGDRANVGP
- a CDS encoding VOC family protein codes for the protein MTHDPVISVMLAVPDAGAAARWYATALGAVELWNLGSVVGLSVGGAPFFLGEPENNGWDTPATAGTRTVRVEVFVDDPDGFVRRAVAAGASGDLDPVRDHQMPWGVHRQGGFVDPFGHLWLVGDRSPLTARGVPAEDGPRQPETS
- a CDS encoding DUF2171 domain-containing protein, which codes for MTDTSWDDGANRLSGVREGMTVVDALGEELGTVAEVRMGDSEAVTTAGQEPGPSGDDLLGTAARAVWGGPDLPEQEVARFRRVGYLRVDRTLAKDLYAAADEVHRVDGEMVRLSVPADQLVSG
- a CDS encoding DUF1203 domain-containing protein, with the translated sequence MTRYDYRPIPADVAALLRERDDAGLTREPFVDDEGGAPLRCCLTRSVPGDTLVLVTYAPLRRWAEEHGADPGAYDETGPVFLHAHQCAGPRHDGFPAEVASSRRVFRGYDKRGHIVGGRLVSSAPGHGEEVAAAALDDLFADPGVEVVHVRAVEFGCFHAEVRRPAG
- a CDS encoding GNAT family N-acetyltransferase, which gives rise to MPELELPLTTGRLTLRRHVETDLDELHRLHSHPDVARYMYWGPWSRGVSIERLGKRMQQTVPVTDGQALDLAVLRTDGGAYVGEVHLHVVSEQHQCAELGFAFHPEHHGHGYAREAATAMLGLAFDTLGFRRVIGRCAAANAASAGLMERLGLRREAHLIESELVKGEWASEYDYAMLAREWAALTTK